The genomic DNA gtattgtatattaatattcagatACAATTGTACATCGATGCGATTTCATCCTgacttttaattctaaatcaaattgtttttttttttatattattaaagcaACAAGCAGGAAATTGTTGAGTTCCACATATATTGGCACATTTTCTGCCACATTGGTCATaggataattttttccataatatatatattacagatgtaagaaatatgtttattttctaatttttatattttaatggaattaataaaaataattaaattaataaaaataatttattaaaaaatatttgactctatttaaaaattattaaaaatttttactctactattaattttaattatatctattttataatttttgaaaaagtaattatttcaaatgttcgaaacattatttagaattagaatatttatatttataataaatattaaaatttatttattcttataaaaattaaaatttacttatatataagaacATTACAATAATGCAATTCATTTTCTGGTTTGGTAtttcattgttaaataataaaaaatatatataaaaaattaatttcataaataaaaatgaaattttttaattaaaaaatgtaaaaagaattttagatttatataacaCAATTTAAAgatctaattttaaagatattaacttACAAATTCCTTTATTGATGagcaagtaaataataatcttgctGAGAATCGCTGGTTGAAGATACATCTTGTCATCAAATCCTGTTTCttccttaatttttaactcatattcaattacattttctatcttaatatgatatttaaaaagatttctgATTCGAAATGTTGCTATAATTAGacgaatttaattcattatatattgatacagATTTATGAAAActagttaatttatattcactatatataatacatatatattataatatatgatttactgatataaatatacattcaatttaatattataattgcgaacttttctttatattttttcctttatatttttgttatatttttttatatttccgatatgtatatttatttattttaataataacactatatagaaaataatagtaatactaTCAATTCGATAGTTTGATGCAATACTCATTTGTGATAGCATTTGcgctgaaaataaaaaaattaaataattacaaatgtatattgattttttcctttaatttatatttttattgaaacgaTTCAAACTGGGATAGTAAATGATTCTTTCTCTGCGCTTATAATCCGTATGTGGTATAGAAATTTCACACTCCAAAAGTAACGGTTCTAGAGGATTTTTTATGATTGCACTGCGTTTTGCAGAAAGAATAGTcttatattccaatatttttacagttttatcataataattatttacttcaattccttctatataaatttttaatattggtcGTGGCTGTGCTCCGTTTGCTAtacatgttaaatttaaatgatttttattgaaagaagAGACATGAATAGTTATATCAGTTTCAGGCactgtaatataatatcgataattttgcatttattgtgatacaaattaatcaaatattattataattattatagtatttataattataaacttaccataaacaatcatttttgttcttttcatATCTTCTTCTTGAAATGTGCTAATTGTACAAGTATATTGTCCACTCATTTCAACAATAgccatttttaaatgtatgatagatcttgaattaaaatattttaaactttgttCAGAATATTCGGTAAATCCATTTATTACTCCTGTATCTTGAGGTGgcactatatatttataataacaaaaagaaatatgtcaTATATCGTACAGAATTatacaattcaaaaaattatatttaaaattacttggCGGTATCCATTGATAAATTTGGTCAATATTATGATACCATTTTATTACGAgaccgttttctttttctttgatattataaatacaggAAAGATCAATTGGTCCAGTTCCATTACGTACAACGAGTGGAACGTCTAAAGTGTAAATTTTTGAAgcatatatatctaaaaagcaattataattaatactatttaaatttattagtaatagtttttaaattcaaacattgtatttaataatgtaaaatttaaaaatattgttacctGAAATggggatttttattaatgtaataataaaaaataaaacgctaTATGTAACTGACGACATTTTCTACAAAGATTAGTTTTCAGACTGATGAACAATTAAACATGCTTCGTTAAACTTAATCAAGCGCAGATGAACTTTCTGCGCAGATaccaattattttgtttattattattatattattaaaataaatttatatttaaaaaaaaagatactaacatgctattaatttatttaaaatatttataaagatttatttgtaaacatatcttttattaaagtttttttatttcatattccattataatactttttagttattttttgaattttttaaaacggtCTTCTTAATTGATAATCTTTCCAAGAGATGGCAGTTGAACTTCTGTTAAATTCCACTTGAAAATTTCTGTCAAATATGTTTGCTCTATAGAAAGCATacttacttaatatttttattttataaaatattgtatataataaataatagatacactaaaatttatatatatctatttttatttattattaatataattaaaatatataaataataaaattaatttttaatattttgattcaatttcttttttaatgaaaagttCGCATAACCATCTAAATGATTATTGCTAATTTATGGCTAATAGAACTATCATCTTTAACGTTTTTGTCATTTAAATAGTGTGTACAGAACAATCAGTGACAATTTTCTACTGAcgtttattgtttattgtttattgtttattcttaaactcaaaaataattaataatgaatgacGATCCTCGAGAAGTACTTGTTCTTCTTAATTCTTTAGGATTTGTTGGAATTACCGCTCAACAACTTAAAGCATTTATGAAAggtaataatcattaatatttttttttatcgatcattgaaatattttataaatattatttaaatattttataaatattgtatctaatatatatattttgatttatatatttttttttgtattaagatttaaagttatataggaaaataaaagatcgTGAAAgacaacaaaaaaaagaagaaattaaaagaaaaataataaataagcaaaaaaatatgattaaagaaATTCTTAGAGAACAAAAAACAGAGTTTCATTCAGTTGAAAATACTGTATCAACTAATTCTTCTAGTTCTTATATTGATGACACCATTGTAAAGGTAAAGTTGACAAAATTGTCGTgtgacaaagaaaataaaaattctataaattctaaagaaaacTATGCAAATACAAGACATAAAATGGATATTATACAATCAAAATCTATGAAAACACAAAatcattctaatattaaatctaatattgtATCAGATAATGAAGATGAtagattttatgtaaaaaataaaaataattatgaagaatgtttaaaaaaggattttcATATAGAAACGcatgataaaacaaatatgcaacatgataaaatattaaatcaaaaaaaattactatccCAACAATCTTTTCGACCTATGAGTGCCCCAAATATTTTAGAGCATCAACATTACAAATATGTTACAAGTAGTCAAACAAAAAGTACATCATCTACAAAAAACACTCATTCTGGAACAAAATCATGTAAGATTCTAACATGTATtgcattatatgtataaataaaattttatatcttatttaatatagttattaGACCATGGAGATTACAACCAGAAGctcaaaaaagtaaatatgttGGAAAGACTGATcctgttatattatatcaaaaatatcaacaaGAATGGAAACAAATGTCATTTCCTGGAGAAGCAAAACATGCAAATGTAAGATGGGCAATTCGTGAAAAAATGTTAGGTACAGATCCTCATCCAATAGtaaggattatttttatatcattataattatcactTTATGCTTGAACTTTatgtttaatgttattaatatttatatttttagcctCTTCCTAGAAAATCAACTAGTATGCCAAcattgaagaagaaatgattttatttgtaattagaaTGTGAATTTTATcccatgataaataattaatgaaaataattttgattaagattgttaaaatatcatatattgttatacaaaataagataaatttttataaataataaatatattttacttctgtattttttaatttttattattgattaagtttaaattttgccATTACTTTACGAGAATCTGGTCTgtgtaaatgatataatattttatcttcaattaaacGTGCAGCTCTTTCAGTGAGAACTAAAGTATCATGTTTTAACATACTATAAACATTTAATcctgaaaaataaagaaataatgaatctaaaaagaaaattaaatatattaaaatttataaatatacataatatacttACCATATACAGGCATTAAATTTACATGTTTTATTGTGTCTGTAGCTTCTGTGATGTTTATTGGCATGATATCATCAGTATCAACAAACAATACAGAAGGACCCCAATGtctttcttctattaatttttcaatatatgatGATTCATTTGATGGaatttctaaatctttaataatatacaaatcatCTTGAGCTAATTTAACAGATAATGTAGATGTAAGTCCATTAACACGATTATAAAAGGGCAACATATAGAAGTGAGTTGTAGGAGATCTGGGTCCATGTATAACACCACCACCTCTCCATAATGGAGAACGTATACTTCCATGACGTGCACGACCTAATCCTTTTTGTCGCCAAGGTTTTTTGCCACCACCTCTTACTTCTGAACGCACTTTTGTATGTGCATaagactaaaataaaaaattaatatattttatattaatatataaaataattattatattaatatataattatatttttttaattttcaagaaacgattaataaaaataattaccacGAAACGATACATTTTTTGCCATTGCACATTTTGATGTATTATATCTATCCTAGGAGCTGTTCCATAAACATCAGGGTGTAAGAACATAAgtcctaatttttttctttcaatagtATCTAAATTTTCTAACCACACTTCTCGtggtttttgataaaaaaaattttcatctgaaTAAGTTTTCTTAGAAATAATTGGACTGATTTTTTCTGTAATAGTCTTTGTACAATATGTTAATTCTTGATACGAACatgtttgtaattttataataacttttctaagcattaacatattaataaacaatttctttgtagattcaaattaaatatattacttataatataataataacctaGATTGcttctaaaaaattcttgatttgATGTGAGATGTCGCTAAAAGCGAAGATTTTATAGATGTCACTGAATATGAATTGTTTGTCTtagcaattaataattttaaaatttgttattgttaaaatcactaatattaaagattaataatttaaaaatttcatatttcttattaaaatcaataatattatatatatattttttatattattaataaaatatgtacggAAGAAAAGGTTTTCAActtatattagaattagatTCATGCACTGATATATCACAATTTAATGTAAGTAatgtatattgaattaaaaataattatgaaatattttagaaaaaaaatattttttttataggaggCACTAGTTAAAGAAGTTTTAGAAGAGATGCAATCACTATATAATGCAAATATGGCAGATAggtttgtatataaaatataagaattatttgcaaaattcaagaagaaattattgattaaacaCACTTTTTTCAGCAATGCTATTAGGAATGATGACAATATGGCATTATTACCATCAGTACAGTTAAGACATATAGCATTAACAAGAAACAAAAGATGTATtttagcatatatatataatagaatgagaaaattaagagaattaCGCTGGGAATTAGGAAGTATTTTACCACCAGAAATAAATTCCAATCTATTAAATGCTGAAATTCAGTGGTTTCAATCATATAATAAGTCTTTAGCTACATATATGAAATCTTTGGGAGAAGATTatggatttaatttaacaacaaATATCTTACCTCCAAAAACTCCTTATGTAgaggtaaataaaataaaagtacaaactttattataaaagtgaTTAAGTAGTGATTAAGTGAAAagtaagtttattataaaagtttattataaaaatacttaatataaataaaatataatattattttaggtaAAATGTGTAATGGATTTTGGAAGATTGGAATTGGAAGATGGACaagtaattttgttaaaaaaaaatacatatcatTTATTACCAAGATCTATATGTGAACCATTAATACGACAAGGCATACttgaacataataatatataatattatttttataaaatattaaaataaaaattataaaatatattttgtacttatactatatatattatatatttatataatttatttatgaaatatgtaaaacatttgaattctttatataaatttatataaaaaaaggaaaattctatataaaagaaattcttattaaaaataatccttaaaaaatttataagccCGCATATTACCATTACTATCTATTTTCATTAGGAATTTCCCGTCTAACTTGAATTCTATGTCGTAGCGCGCAGTTCGTTCAAATAAAGCCACGTTGCAATACGTTGCACTGCATCTTACTTAAGTAAATTATTTGTCTATTTCtgtattaaaacttatatttaatataatacatcaaatataagttttaatatattatatatatatacataaaatgtataatataattatagttttttctCTGAATGCAGAAAACGTTACAAACAATTCACTATGGATCAAATCCATTCATCGTACTTgcgaaaaaatctttaataggtaagtaaatttttaaaaaatataagattatttttttttataaattatttatatttttttcaaattttatcacagtttttatgaatttaaatatttgatgagtaggttataaaaaaaatttttctaaaaaataaataattattatagttttttaatttataaaaaaatatttataaaatatctttaaatgaatttataaacatagaaaattatcgaaaaaataaaattatttcaaatatattgaaaaattattcaatgctTTAGTTATTTCGCTTTTGAGTCATTGTATTTTTCCAGACTAATTAAAGTATCatcataaatttaactttatggaatgtaaataaataaataatttttaatcattaaatgaaaagaatataaataattcgtgaaaatattcgtgaaaaaaaatttaattttcaaacattttcaattgtttctgGTCTTATAgttgaaagtaaaattgatATCGGAAAGtgaatcgttaaaaaattttaatgcaaatacTCAATAAGCaatgattcgaattatttgatttaaattagtgataatttatagtttgtcgaaaaaaataaagaaaaaatattatcttataagtTATAGATACAATACATGTTTTAAGCTTATCAAAAATCAGGTTTTCCCCAGATAACTTGGATTATAGActgaattttgatttattcttattgtgaaaaaatttagaattgcgaaattattggtaaattttttacatgctaattcatcaataaattaaatacatataatatcaaaaattttaataatggttTTACACAAAttacaaacaaaaaattaaatatttatgtaatattctattcattaataacgaataattatgtaatttatttaccatcagattaaaaattaaagctaTTGTTTATAAGTGTTTTTAACTTTCTTTCActgtataatcattttatttaacatatttcaattaataatcatttttttattgtaatcatTCTTGTATAATCAttcaaactataatataatata from Apis mellifera strain DH4 linkage group LG4, Amel_HAv3.1, whole genome shotgun sequence includes the following:
- the LOC100578779 gene encoding uncharacterized protein LOC100578779: MSSVTYSVLFFIITLIKIPISDIYASKIYTLDVPLVVRNGTGPIDLSCIYNIKEKENGLVIKWYHNIDQIYQWIPPMPPQDTGVINGFTEYSEQSLKYFNSRSIIHLKMAIVEMSGQYTCTISTFQEEDMKRTKMIVYVPETDITIHVSSFNKNHLNLTCIANGAQPRPILKIYIEGIEVNNYYDKTVKILEYKTILSAKRSAIIKNPLEPLLLECEISIPHTDYKRRERIIYYPTQMLSQMSIASNYRIDSITIIFYIVLLLK
- the LOC100578999 gene encoding uncharacterized protein LOC100578999 isoform X2, producing MNDDPREVLVLLNSLGFVGITAQQLKAFMKDLKLYRKIKDRERQQKKEEIKRKIINKQKNMIKEILREQKTEFHSVENTVSTNSSSSYIDDTIVKVKLTKLSCDKENKNSINSKENYANTRHKMDIIQSKSMKTQNHSNIKSNIVSDNEDDRFYVKNKNNYEECLKKDFHIETHDKTNMQHDKILNQKKLLSQQSFRPMSAPNILEHQHYKYVTSSQTKSTSSTKNTHSGTKSFIRPWRLQPEAQKSKYVGKTDPVILYQKYQQEWKQMSFPGEAKHANVRWAIREKMLASS
- the LOC100578999 gene encoding uncharacterized protein LOC100578999 isoform X3, whose translation is MNDDPREVLVLLNSLGFVGITAQQLKAFMKDLKLYRKIKDRERQQKKEEIKRKIINKQKNMIKEILREQKTEFHSVENTVSTNSSSSYIDDTIVKVKLTKLSCDKENKNSINSKENYANTRHKMDIIQSKSMKTQNHSNIKSNIVSDNEDDRFYVKNKNNYEECLKKDFHIETHDKTNMQHDKILNQKKLLSQQSFRPMSAPNILEHQHYKYVTSSQTKSTSSTKNTHSGTKSYHGDYNQKLKKVNMLERLILLYYIKNINKNGNKCHFLEKQNMQM
- the LOC100578999 gene encoding uncharacterized protein LOC100578999 isoform X1, whose amino-acid sequence is MNDDPREVLVLLNSLGFVGITAQQLKAFMKDLKLYRKIKDRERQQKKEEIKRKIINKQKNMIKEILREQKTEFHSVENTVSTNSSSSYIDDTIVKVKLTKLSCDKENKNSINSKENYANTRHKMDIIQSKSMKTQNHSNIKSNIVSDNEDDRFYVKNKNNYEECLKKDFHIETHDKTNMQHDKILNQKKLLSQQSFRPMSAPNILEHQHYKYVTSSQTKSTSSTKNTHSGTKSFIRPWRLQPEAQKSKYVGKTDPVILYQKYQQEWKQMSFPGEAKHANVRWAIREKMLGTDPHPIPLPRKSTSMPTLKKK
- the LOC100578999 gene encoding uncharacterized protein LOC100578999 isoform X4, yielding MIKEILREQKTEFHSVENTVSTNSSSSYIDDTIVKVKLTKLSCDKENKNSINSKENYANTRHKMDIIQSKSMKTQNHSNIKSNIVSDNEDDRFYVKNKNNYEECLKKDFHIETHDKTNMQHDKILNQKKLLSQQSFRPMSAPNILEHQHYKYVTSSQTKSTSSTKNTHSGTKSFIRPWRLQPEAQKSKYVGKTDPVILYQKYQQEWKQMSFPGEAKHANVRWAIREKMLGTDPHPIPLPRKSTSMPTLKKK
- the LOC725062 gene encoding 39S ribosomal protein L4, mitochondrial, which translates into the protein MLMLRKVIIKLQTCSYQELTYCTKTITEKISPIISKKTYSDENFFYQKPREVWLENLDTIERKKLGLMFLHPDVYGTAPRIDIIHQNVQWQKMYRFVSYAHTKVRSEVRGGGKKPWRQKGLGRARHGSIRSPLWRGGGVIHGPRSPTTHFYMLPFYNRVNGLTSTLSVKLAQDDLYIIKDLEIPSNESSYIEKLIEERHWGPSVLFVDTDDIMPINITEATDTIKHVNLMPVYGLNVYSMLKHDTLVLTERAARLIEDKILYHLHRPDSRKVMAKFKLNQ
- the LOC412072 gene encoding DNA replication complex GINS protein PSF1, which translates into the protein MYGRKGFQLILELDSCTDISQFNEALVKEVLEEMQSLYNANMADSNAIRNDDNMALLPSVQLRHIALTRNKRCILAYIYNRMRKLRELRWELGSILPPEINSNLLNAEIQWFQSYNKSLATYMKSLGEDYGFNLTTNILPPKTPYVEVKCVMDFGRLELEDGQVILLKKNTYHLLPRSICEPLIRQGILEHNNI